Proteins found in one Lycium ferocissimum isolate CSIRO_LF1 chromosome 6, AGI_CSIRO_Lferr_CH_V1, whole genome shotgun sequence genomic segment:
- the LOC132061098 gene encoding uncharacterized protein LOC132061098 codes for MHNNYQDQVTSQRLVGFHGQFLRVVDNTLERYRRENLPISAFKLCISFSNQTDCDGLVDKWLHIIAEKRVSHVVLAQSGVFPLERYSLLADTLFAIESLQQLELNHCKILKQKALLSEDKIKCINLKNLTLHDVTVSESALESLISCCPQIMRISFQYCIGFSSIRFSRNLPNLLSLNILCCSIGEVHIVDAPKLLSLEYVNELEPYNYSGGVETCLRMLNMGK; via the coding sequence ATGCATAATAATTATCAAGACCAGGTCACATCACAAAGATTAGTCGGTTTTCATGGTCAATTCTTGAGGGTAGTAGACAATACTTTGGAAAGATATCGCCGTGAAAATCTACCTATTTCGGCTTTTAAGCTTTGCATCTCTTTTTCTAATCAAACTGACTGTGACGGTCTAGTCGATAAATGGTTACATATCATAGCAGAAAAAAGGGTTTCACATGTAGTACTTGCGCAATCCGGAGTATTTCCATTAGAAAGATATAGTTTGTTAGCTGATACCTTGTTTGCCATAGAATCCTTGCAGCAGTTGGAGTTAAATCACTGCAAGATACTGAAACAAAAGGCACTACTTTCTGAAGATAAAATTAAGTGCATTAACCTAAAAAATCTAACCTTGCATGATGTTACGGTTAGTGAATCAGCTCTGGAAAGCTTAATTTCATGTTGCCCTCAGATCATGAGGATATCATTTCAGTACTGTATCGGGTTCAGTAGCATTCGTTTTTCAAGAAATCTTCCTAACCTTTTGTCTCTTAATATCTTATGCTGCTCAATTGGGGAAGTTCATATTGTTGATGCACCGAAACTGCTATCTCTCGAGTATGTGAATGAATTGGAGCCTTATAATTACTCTGGTGGTGTTGAAACATGTCTGCGTATGCTAAATATGGGCAAGTAA
- the LOC132061099 gene encoding F-box protein At5g62510-like translates to MGFDPQEKTYKVLITVKEYSRSMSTKNWVFTLGTDKSWREIIRITDSVVRSKNAICISGFIYMWSYDEGNLSIVTFDVKNENFRTITFWNSSNHIEDSYNIRGNETRKEEWEKHIIQFPLECRRFCSCWDEEILFTKKTESGQFICLCYDVMKKRWRKLEIQGLPGTILNDSYSYSETLFLVEKLCNSA, encoded by the exons ATGGGTTTTGATCCACAAGAGAAGACGTACAAAGTTTTGATAACAGTTAAAGAATATTCAAGAAGTATGTCCACAAAAAATTGGGTTTTTACTTTAGGTACAGACAAATCATGGAGAGAGATTATAAGGATTACTGATTCTGTTGTTAGAAGTAAAAATGCAATTTGCATTAGTGGTTTTATCTATATGTGGAGCTATGACGAGGGGAACCTATCCATAGTAACATttgatgttaaaaatgaaaatttcagAACTATCACATTTTGGAATTCCTCAAATCACATAGAGGATTCTTATAACATAAGAG GGAATGAGACTCGAAAAGAAGAATGGGAGAAGCATATCATTCAATTTCCTCTAGAATGCAGAAGATTTTGCAGCTGTTGGGATGAAGAGATTTTATTCACCAAGAAGACCGAGTCAGGTCAATTCATCTGTTTGTGTTACGATGTCATGAAAAAGAGATGGAGAAAGTTAGAAATCCAAGGGCTTCCAGGAACGATTTTGAATGACAGTTATAGTTATTCTGAAACCCTCTTCCTAGTTGAAAAATTATGCAATAGTGCTTGA